The following is a genomic window from Collimonas fungivorans Ter331.
CAATGCCAAGTCTTTTCGCAATTCGTCGAATTTGATGCTGCCCAGGTACATTTTTTTCACTGCGCCATCGCGGCCGATCAAGACGGTGAACGGCAGGCCGCCGCTCTGGTTGCCGAACTGCCGCAATAGTGCGGTGGCGCCGGTACCGGCCAGATACAAGGGGTAGGAGATTTTATATTTATCGGCAAATTTTGCGATGTTGTCGGCAGAATCGATGCCGATGCCTACAACCTGGATGTTTTTGGCAGCTATCTCGGTTTGTAGGGCATTCAGTTCCGGCATCTCTTCCACGCAGGGCGCACACCAGGTTGCCCAGAAATTGACGACCAGGGGTTTGCCTTTCCA
Proteins encoded in this region:
- a CDS encoding TlpA disulfide reductase family protein, translating into MKRNILIFVPIAILFCAIGVYFGMQRHTPAAPESVAVAALLAQEMPDASGKASALSQWKGKPLVVNFWATWCAPCVEEMPELNALQTEIAAKNIQVVGIGIDSADNIAKFADKYKISYPLYLAGTGATALLRQFGNQSGGLPFTVLIGRDGAVKKMYLGSIKFDELRKDLALL